Proteins co-encoded in one Papaver somniferum cultivar HN1 chromosome 5, ASM357369v1, whole genome shotgun sequence genomic window:
- the LOC113282661 gene encoding serine carboxypeptidase II-2-like: protein MMKRSSCFLVFVFVLNLILDIQIISGNKDLDRVYQLPGQSFNVNFAHYSGYVNVNKDKALFYWFFEAVENPSSKPLLLWLNGGPGCSSIAYGEAEEIGPFHIKPDGKTLYQNPYSWNQVANVLFLDSPVGVGYSYSNKSEDLLNNGDASTAEDSLAFLSNWLERFPQYKGREFYLSGESYAGHYVPQLAEAIVKHNKKNGDKSINLKGYMVGNALTDDYNDHLGVFQFMWSAGLISDQTYKLLNDKCDSESFIHTSSECDKILEVASNEVGNIDSYSIYTPSCTATGNGQFLNHFRRRFHSVARVGEKYDPCTEAHSTVYFNLPEVQKALHVNPAVAPTKWNTCNNKINGNWKDSPRSVLPIYKELIKEGLRIWMFSGDTDAVIPVTSTRYSIDALKLPTVSPFRAWYDEGQVGGWTQGYAGLTFVSVRGAGHEVPLHRPKLALTLVKAFLSGSDMPNLSVQHADS from the exons ATGATGAAAAGATCATCATGTTTTCTTGTGTTTGTATTTGTTCTGAATCTAATTCTTGATATTCAGATAATTAGTGGTAATAAAGATTTGGATAGAGTTTATCAATTACCAGGTCAATCGTTCAATGTTAATTTTGCACATTATTCTGGGTATGTGAATGTAAATAAAGATAAAGCTTTGTTTTATTGGTTCTTTGAAGCTGTTGAGAACCCATCTTCAAAACCTCTTCTTCTTTGGCTTAATGGAG GTCCTGGTTGCTCTTCTATTGCATATGGAGAGGCAGAGGAGATTGGTCCTTTTCATATTAAGCCTGATGGGAAGACCCTTTATCAGAACCCTTACTCTTGGAATCAAG TCGCTAATGTATTATTCCTCGACTCACCGGTGGGTGTTGGTTACTCCTATTCAAACAAATCCGAAGATTTGCTGAATAATGGAGATGCTAGTACTG CCGAAGATTCATTAGCATTTCTATCTAATTGGCTAGAGAGATTTCCCCAATATAAAGGAAGAGAGTTCTATCTCAGTGGAGAGAGCTATGCAG GACATTATGTTCCTCAGCTGGCTGAAGCCATTGTGAAGCATAATAAAAAAAACGGGGATAAGTCAATCAATCTAAAGGGCTACATG GTTGGGAATGCTCTAACTGATGATTACAATGATCACTTGGGTGTTTTCCAATTTATGTGGTCTGCCGGTTTGATATCTGATCAAACATACAAGCTGTTGAATGATAAATGTGACTCTGAATCATTTATTCACACCTCATCTGAATGCGATAAGATTCTTGAGGTTGCTAGCAATGAAGTTGGAAACATCGACTCATATAGCATTTACACCCCTTCCTGCACAGCTACAGGCAACGGACAGTTTTTAAATCACTTCCGGAGAAGATTTCAT TCGGTTGCACGCGTGGGTGAGAAGTATGATCCTTGCACTGAAGCTCACTCAACAGTTTACTTCAACTTACCTGAGGTTCAAAAGGCACTTCATGTAAATCCAGCGGTTGCACCAACTAAATGGAACACTTGCAA TAATAAAATTAATGGCAATTGGAAGGATTCGCCCAGGTCGGTGCTACCCATTTACAAAGAGCTCATAAAAGAGGGGCTTCGAATTTGGATGTTCAG TGGTGATACAGATGCTGTAATCCCTGTTACCTCCACTAGGTACAGCATAGATGCCCTCAAGCTTCCAACTGTTTCTCCATTTCGTGCTTGGTACGATGAAGGCCAG GTTGGAGGATGGACTCAAGGTTACGCAGGTCTGACATTTGTTTCGGTGAGAGGAGCAGGTCATGAAGTCCCTTTACATAGACCGAAACTTGCCCTCACTTTGGTCAAGGCCTTTTTGTCAGGAAGCGATATGCCAAATTTATCCGTGCAGCACGCGGATTCTTGA